One Turneriella parva DSM 21527 genomic region harbors:
- a CDS encoding type II toxin-antitoxin system VapB family antitoxin: MRTNIVLNDGLVKEAFKYSHSKTKRDLVEQALREFVENHRRKDLRQLKGKISFREDYDYKSLR; this comes from the coding sequence ATGCGCACCAATATCGTGCTGAACGACGGCCTCGTCAAAGAGGCCTTCAAGTATTCTCACAGCAAGACGAAGCGTGACCTTGTTGAGCAGGCTTTGCGTGAATTCGTCGAGAATCATCGCCGAAAAGATCTGCGCCAACTGAAGGGTAAAATCTCGTTTCGTGAGGACTATGATTACAAATCTCTGCGTTGA
- a CDS encoding cation:proton antiporter has product MHNIDLILTLVGGFSAALVLGFITHKLGLSPIVGYLIAGIAVGPQTPGFVANREMADQLAEIGVVLLMFGVGLQFHFKELLAVRRIAIPGAIVQSAVATGLGALVAHAFGWSWAAGFIFGLAIAVASTVVLTRVLVDNNELHTPTGHIAIGWLVMEDLFTVFALVMLPAIFGENAQQNLVMSFAVAGIKIVALVLVTIVGGGFIIPRFLTYIAHTGSRELFTLAILATALGIAVSSTLLFGVSMALGAFLAGMVVGRSDFSLRAANEALPMRDAFAVLFFVSVGMLFNFNSLLDNPLLVIVTVAIIVVGKPLAAFLIIVAMKYPVRVALAVSAALAQIGEFSFILAVLGEKLKILPPQAANILMAAAIITITMNPLIFRSAAPLEKWLRRFAIFRSILRFAEPADMQSALETGVDPDKREAIVIGYGPVGRTVARLLAANGFTPMVIDLNLKTARELKKRNLPVVYGDASHAEILKKAGGETADILILSSSSITGGKEIIREAKAMNPKIRILARTAYLREIHDLRAAGADAVFAGEGEVALSITEYIMAAFGATPEQIERERERVHTKLFGAGEET; this is encoded by the coding sequence ATGCACAATATCGACCTCATACTCACACTCGTCGGTGGCTTCAGCGCCGCTCTCGTGCTCGGGTTTATCACGCATAAACTCGGCTTGTCCCCCATTGTTGGCTATCTGATTGCCGGCATTGCCGTCGGGCCGCAGACTCCGGGATTTGTGGCGAACCGCGAGATGGCCGACCAACTTGCCGAAATTGGCGTCGTGCTGCTCATGTTTGGCGTGGGTCTGCAGTTCCACTTCAAAGAGTTACTGGCCGTTCGGCGCATTGCTATTCCCGGTGCAATCGTGCAAAGCGCCGTGGCAACGGGCCTTGGCGCGCTCGTCGCGCACGCCTTCGGCTGGAGCTGGGCCGCAGGGTTCATCTTTGGGCTCGCGATTGCTGTTGCGAGTACGGTTGTGCTGACCCGGGTGCTCGTCGACAACAACGAACTGCACACGCCCACAGGGCACATCGCGATCGGCTGGCTGGTGATGGAAGACCTGTTCACGGTTTTCGCTCTCGTCATGCTGCCGGCGATATTTGGCGAGAACGCTCAGCAAAACCTGGTGATGTCGTTTGCTGTCGCAGGTATCAAGATCGTCGCACTGGTGCTTGTCACCATTGTCGGCGGGGGATTTATAATTCCACGATTCTTGACGTACATCGCGCACACCGGCTCGCGAGAACTCTTCACGCTCGCCATTCTTGCCACTGCGCTGGGCATTGCGGTCAGCTCGACGCTGCTCTTCGGCGTGTCGATGGCGCTCGGCGCGTTTCTCGCCGGCATGGTCGTGGGGCGCTCAGACTTTAGCTTGCGGGCGGCGAATGAAGCGCTGCCGATGCGCGATGCTTTTGCCGTGCTCTTTTTCGTCTCGGTGGGCATGCTTTTTAACTTCAACAGCCTGCTCGATAACCCATTGCTCGTGATCGTCACGGTCGCCATCATTGTGGTCGGCAAACCGCTGGCCGCATTTCTGATTATCGTCGCGATGAAATACCCAGTTCGGGTGGCGCTGGCGGTATCCGCAGCACTCGCGCAGATTGGTGAATTTTCGTTTATACTCGCGGTGCTCGGCGAAAAACTGAAAATTCTGCCTCCGCAGGCTGCGAATATTCTGATGGCCGCGGCAATCATCACGATCACGATGAATCCGCTGATATTTCGCAGTGCAGCGCCGCTCGAAAAATGGCTGCGCCGGTTCGCGATTTTTCGCAGCATCTTACGGTTCGCAGAACCCGCCGACATGCAGTCGGCGCTCGAAACGGGTGTTGACCCTGACAAGCGTGAGGCAATCGTGATTGGTTATGGCCCGGTGGGCCGTACCGTCGCCAGGCTACTTGCCGCGAACGGCTTCACTCCGATGGTGATTGACCTGAACCTCAAGACGGCGAGAGAACTGAAGAAGAGAAACCTGCCCGTCGTCTATGGCGATGCGAGCCATGCAGAAATTTTGAAGAAAGCAGGTGGAGAGACTGCAGACATCTTGATTCTCAGCTCGTCGAGCATCACGGGCGGCAAAGAAATCATTCGCGAAGCCAAAGCCATGAACCCGAAAATACGCATTCTGGCGCGCACCGCATATTTGCG
- a CDS encoding BamA/TamA family outer membrane protein, with amino-acid sequence MALIAMYASAPLTAQAEAQPSEPEKKEETWGMFPLLVPLYTPETRLMVAGGGIFWYNPWPGAPRKRISELTTFFTASQNQQYSFGLIAEAYFLQHRLKVMQNLDVYRQPYQMWGVGATTPVTLEDKFEARGFANRTSALWLIAPDIYLGGMWQSQFDDIKADSSLGYLQTVRPAGFDGTRANGPGVHLLVDTRDNAFSPERGHWFEMRIFHSNDTFAAKGDFTQSTIDYRWFHKIWFGHVIALNAFITKTAGDVAWYAMPRLGGQFQMRGFFHGRYLDRHLWTTQFDYRLPVWWRFGLVLFTGVGDVTNDLAAPLSSNFKFSYGMGLRILVDREQKINMRLDMGFTNQGDANFYFTFKEAF; translated from the coding sequence ATGGCCCTCATTGCCATGTATGCCTCAGCACCGCTTACCGCGCAGGCCGAGGCGCAACCCAGCGAACCTGAGAAAAAAGAAGAAACCTGGGGTATGTTTCCGTTGCTCGTACCGCTCTACACACCCGAGACGCGGCTCATGGTTGCGGGTGGCGGCATATTTTGGTACAACCCGTGGCCCGGCGCGCCGAGAAAGCGCATCAGCGAACTCACAACCTTTTTCACAGCGTCGCAAAATCAGCAGTACAGTTTCGGGCTCATCGCCGAGGCGTATTTTTTGCAGCACCGGCTGAAGGTCATGCAGAATCTCGACGTCTACAGGCAGCCCTACCAGATGTGGGGTGTGGGCGCGACGACGCCTGTGACTCTCGAAGACAAGTTTGAAGCGCGCGGCTTTGCGAACCGCACGAGTGCGCTGTGGCTGATTGCACCCGATATTTATTTGGGTGGCATGTGGCAGAGCCAGTTCGATGACATCAAAGCCGATTCGTCGTTGGGTTACCTGCAGACAGTGCGCCCGGCGGGTTTTGATGGCACGCGCGCGAACGGCCCCGGTGTGCACCTGCTCGTCGACACGCGAGACAATGCCTTTTCGCCCGAGCGCGGCCACTGGTTTGAAATGAGGATCTTTCACAGCAACGATACTTTTGCGGCAAAAGGTGACTTCACGCAGTCGACCATCGACTACCGCTGGTTTCACAAGATCTGGTTTGGTCATGTGATTGCGCTGAATGCATTCATCACGAAGACGGCGGGCGATGTCGCGTGGTATGCGATGCCCCGCCTCGGCGGCCAGTTTCAGATGCGCGGCTTTTTTCACGGCCGGTATCTCGACCGCCACCTCTGGACAACGCAGTTCGACTACCGGCTGCCGGTGTGGTGGCGCTTTGGTCTGGTGCTTTTTACCGGTGTGGGCGATGTGACGAACGATCTTGCGGCACCGCTGTCGTCGAACTTCAAGTTCTCGTATGGCATGGGCCTTCGAATACTCGTCGACAGAGAGCAGAAGATCAACATGCGGCTCGACATGGGCTTTACCAACCAAGGCGATGCCAATTTCTATTTTACGTTCAAAGAAGCTTTTTGA
- the vapC gene encoding type II toxin-antitoxin system VapC family toxin, with amino-acid sequence MVLVDMSVFIPFLKNQDTPETRALDRIIEDKIPFGISPYTYQELLQGVKTPAEFSLLKAYLETQRIYDLTQGLESFAAAARMFFDCQKAGLTIRRGADLLIAQTAIENKLSLLHSDRDFIHLASIQKNLKCIEC; translated from the coding sequence ATGGTGCTTGTCGACATGTCGGTATTTATACCATTTCTCAAGAATCAAGACACACCCGAAACCAGAGCGCTTGATCGAATAATCGAAGACAAAATACCGTTCGGTATTTCTCCTTACACTTACCAAGAGCTTTTGCAAGGCGTTAAGACTCCAGCAGAGTTTAGCCTGCTCAAGGCATATCTCGAAACGCAGCGCATCTATGACCTGACGCAGGGACTCGAATCGTTTGCTGCTGCGGCTCGCATGTTTTTCGACTGCCAAAAGGCAGGGTTGACGATTCGTCGTGGTGCTGACCTCTTGATCGCGCAAACGGCGATTGAAAACAAGCTAAGCCTATTGCACTCAGACCGGGATTTTATTCATCTTGCCAGCATACAAAAAAATCTGAAATGTATTGAATGCTGA
- a CDS encoding MFS transporter, translated as MLIWFYLNSFLTLLIGNMFAYAMIIYSRAVTGSDAVTGLVYAGNLVPPLVLGMYAGTVIDRFTRKRVVMIAQTTFIYTSAAMVFLTTQQFFVVGDVMLIAVMLVNGIGLSFIIPGRMALLGDLFDQEHIPRESMKVQIMIMVGFGLAPFVVGFLRKYFDWYIVFGTIGIMYAFAMLLLLPLKTRPKQLRGDKESAWHSLKAGLRYVRREPLILSLLAATFVGLFLVGPLQVLLPEFSKTRLGLGEAERGSLMTVLGVGLLAGGGLAQALSHKMPRGLMIIAGALAAGLSMLMIPWLAAPVPVAISLGLSGIFGGLMSTLIPAAIQQATVDAARGRVMSIYNIVFQTSVASAAVGLSALAKQTSPAYAFEVGGWLIIAGAGACLLLQPLRKLK; from the coding sequence ATGCTGATCTGGTTCTACCTCAACTCGTTTCTCACCCTGCTCATCGGCAACATGTTTGCCTACGCGATGATCATCTATTCGCGCGCCGTCACCGGTTCTGACGCCGTCACCGGTCTCGTCTACGCAGGCAACCTCGTGCCGCCGCTCGTGCTCGGCATGTATGCCGGTACCGTGATCGACCGCTTCACCCGCAAACGTGTCGTCATGATTGCTCAAACGACATTCATCTACACCAGCGCCGCGATGGTTTTTCTCACCACGCAGCAGTTTTTTGTAGTGGGTGATGTAATGCTCATCGCGGTCATGCTCGTCAACGGCATCGGCCTCAGTTTCATTATACCGGGCCGCATGGCTCTTTTGGGCGATCTCTTCGACCAAGAGCACATACCGCGCGAGAGCATGAAGGTGCAGATCATGATCATGGTCGGCTTCGGCCTTGCGCCCTTTGTCGTCGGTTTCTTGCGCAAATATTTCGACTGGTACATCGTTTTCGGGACCATTGGTATTATGTACGCCTTTGCGATGCTGCTACTGTTGCCACTCAAAACGCGTCCAAAACAGCTGCGCGGCGACAAAGAGTCGGCATGGCACAGCCTCAAGGCAGGCCTCAGATATGTACGCCGCGAGCCCCTGATCTTGTCGCTGCTCGCTGCCACGTTTGTGGGCCTGTTTCTCGTCGGGCCGCTGCAGGTTCTTTTGCCGGAGTTCTCAAAGACACGCCTTGGCCTCGGTGAAGCCGAACGCGGCTCGCTCATGACCGTTCTGGGTGTCGGCCTTTTGGCAGGCGGCGGCCTCGCACAGGCTCTGTCTCACAAGATGCCGCGCGGTCTCATGATCATCGCGGGCGCGCTCGCTGCCGGCCTTTCGATGCTGATGATACCCTGGCTCGCCGCACCGGTGCCGGTCGCAATCAGCCTCGGCCTCTCCGGCATCTTCGGCGGCCTCATGAGCACACTCATACCCGCCGCTATACAGCAGGCAACCGTCGACGCGGCGCGAGGCCGAGTCATGAGTATCTATAACATCGTGTTTCAGACATCGGTCGCTTCGGCTGCGGTCGGGCTTTCGGCGCTCGCGAAACAGACCTCGCCCGCGTATGCGTTCGAGGTAGGTGGGTGGCTGATTATCGCGGGGGCCGGGGCGTGTTTGTTGCTGCAGCCGTTGAGAAAGTTGAAGTAG
- a CDS encoding sterol desaturase family protein, whose translation MIDWLWSISLSQASAFFFALNILILLGAFLAEQMAARLFTAAPRPTKASPAELLLASATVTINTVISVAGWLLWQHGYLHLNRSATAPTVLGDTLLLVLVMDLVLYVLHRIAHLRWFYNWAHYLHHEHRDTRMLTLFVMHPLEALGFGSLWVITLTLHAFSVEAVVIFLQLNLYFGIAAHCGFTPYPKWTLRVMSALCISDPDFHLHHHRDETVNLGFYTTIWDKIFKTAMRP comes from the coding sequence ATGATCGACTGGCTCTGGTCGATTTCACTCTCGCAGGCATCGGCCTTCTTCTTCGCATTGAACATTCTCATTTTGCTCGGCGCATTTCTTGCCGAGCAAATGGCGGCCCGTCTCTTTACCGCAGCGCCACGGCCAACAAAAGCCAGCCCCGCAGAGCTGCTGCTCGCAAGCGCAACCGTCACGATCAACACTGTCATTTCGGTCGCGGGTTGGCTGCTCTGGCAGCACGGGTATCTACATCTTAACCGCAGCGCCACTGCACCCACGGTACTCGGCGATACGCTGCTGCTCGTGCTCGTTATGGATCTCGTGCTCTACGTTTTGCACCGCATCGCGCATCTGCGATGGTTTTACAATTGGGCGCATTACCTGCACCACGAACACCGCGACACACGCATGCTCACCCTGTTCGTGATGCATCCGCTTGAGGCGCTCGGTTTTGGTTCGTTATGGGTGATCACCCTCACGCTGCATGCATTCAGTGTCGAAGCCGTGGTCATTTTTCTGCAGCTGAATCTCTACTTCGGTATCGCCGCGCACTGCGGATTTACCCCGTACCCAAAATGGACCCTGAGGGTGATGTCGGCTCTCTGTATTTCTGATCCCGATTTTCATCTGCATCACCACCGCGATGAAACGGTCAATCTCGGCTTCTACACGACAATTTGGGATAAAATCTTCAAAACCGCCATGAGACCCTGA
- a CDS encoding EamA family transporter translates to MPPMFWGLSFVAIRIGLESFAPFTLCAIRFFLAGFPLILLYKFPPLDWRRLVAYSIFIGVLQYGLMFWAIYLRLPAGMSSVLIQTQVYITIFLAWVIFRERVSLLQIAGFVISALGLLVIGYDYFGGAEAVGFILILLSALFWSAGNILLKTFRIQDFAGFIAWTSFLSSLPLFVLALSVEGPGQMLQQIQSASLRSWLALAFMALFATQLAFSLFSKMMLKLPAGKVMPFGTLVPVFGLGSNALFLGERLPTRVLWGALLVLAGLVVAVVISSLLRGLEQRSKREQA, encoded by the coding sequence GTGCCGCCCATGTTTTGGGGCCTCAGCTTTGTGGCGATTCGCATTGGCCTTGAATCGTTCGCGCCTTTCACGCTCTGTGCCATCCGCTTTTTCCTCGCGGGCTTTCCGCTGATTCTGCTCTATAAGTTTCCGCCGCTTGACTGGCGCCGGCTCGTCGCTTACAGCATTTTCATCGGCGTGCTGCAGTATGGCCTCATGTTCTGGGCCATCTACCTCAGGCTGCCTGCAGGCATGTCGTCGGTGCTGATTCAAACGCAGGTTTACATCACAATATTTCTTGCGTGGGTTATTTTTCGCGAGCGCGTGAGCCTGTTGCAGATCGCCGGCTTCGTGATTTCTGCGCTGGGCCTTCTGGTCATCGGCTACGACTATTTCGGCGGCGCCGAAGCAGTGGGATTCATATTGATATTGCTATCGGCACTCTTCTGGTCGGCAGGCAACATTCTTCTGAAAACCTTTCGCATTCAAGACTTTGCCGGCTTCATCGCGTGGACAAGTTTTCTCTCGTCGCTGCCCTTGTTCGTGCTCGCGCTCAGCGTCGAAGGGCCGGGCCAGATGCTGCAACAAATTCAATCCGCATCGCTGCGCTCATGGCTTGCGCTGGCGTTCATGGCTCTCTTCGCCACGCAGCTGGCATTTTCGCTCTTTAGCAAGATGATGCTCAAACTGCCCGCAGGCAAGGTCATGCCTTTTGGTACTCTGGTACCGGTATTCGGCCTCGGTAGCAATGCTCTCTTTCTCGGCGAGCGCCTGCCGACGCGTGTGCTGTGGGGAGCGTTACTCGTGTTGGCAGGTTTGGTCGTTGCGGTAGTCATCTCGAGCCTGCTGCGTGGGCTAGAGCAGCGAAGTAAGCGTGAACAAGCATGA